In Panacibacter ginsenosidivorans, the following proteins share a genomic window:
- the lepA gene encoding translation elongation factor 4: protein MKHIRNFCIIAHIDHGKSTLADRLLEHTKTIGERDMMNQVLDDMDLEREKGITIKSHAIQINYPYKGEEYTLNLIDTPGHVDFSYEVSRALAACEGALLLVDASQGIQAQTISNLYLALDNDLEIIPVINKIDMDGAMIPEVTDQIIDLIGCKQEDILLASGKSGIGIEAILAAIVERIPAPKGDENGQLQALIFDSVFNSFRGIIIYYRILNGSIKKGDKIQFASTGQEYFADEIGVLKLTMTPKPEVKCGDVGYLITGIKVAKEVKVGDTITLANNPAPMIKGFEEVKPMVFAGIFPVNTDDFAELRDCMEKLQLNDASLTFELETSQALGFGFRCGFLGLLHMEIIQERLEREFNQTVITTVPNVSFIAYTSKGDKIIVNNPAEMPDPTKLDRIEEPFIKAQIITLPDYIGNIMTLCLGKRGILINQSYLTTTRVELTFEMPLTEIVFDFYDKLKSQTRGYASFDYSPIGYREADIIKMDILLNGDKVDALSALIHRSRAQDFGRKLCEKLKELVPRQQFQIVIQAAIGAKILARENISAMRKDVTAKCYGGDISRKRKLLEKQKEGKKRMRQIGNVEVPQEAFLAVLKLD from the coding sequence ATGAAGCATATCAGGAATTTTTGCATTATCGCGCATATTGATCACGGGAAAAGTACACTTGCAGACAGGTTGCTGGAACATACCAAGACCATTGGTGAAAGAGATATGATGAACCAGGTCTTGGACGATATGGATCTTGAAAGGGAAAAAGGAATTACCATTAAAAGCCATGCCATACAGATTAATTATCCATATAAAGGGGAAGAATATACCCTCAACCTTATTGACACACCGGGCCACGTAGATTTTAGTTACGAAGTAAGCCGTGCACTTGCGGCATGTGAAGGTGCATTACTACTGGTAGATGCATCACAGGGTATACAGGCACAAACAATCAGTAATTTATACCTCGCGTTAGACAATGACCTGGAAATAATTCCTGTCATTAATAAGATTGATATGGATGGCGCTATGATACCTGAAGTTACAGACCAGATCATAGACCTTATCGGTTGCAAACAAGAAGATATATTGTTAGCAAGTGGCAAATCAGGAATTGGTATAGAAGCAATACTGGCAGCCATCGTTGAAAGAATACCTGCGCCTAAAGGGGATGAAAATGGCCAGTTGCAGGCATTGATCTTTGATAGTGTGTTCAACAGTTTTCGTGGCATCATTATCTATTACCGCATCCTTAACGGAAGCATAAAAAAAGGGGATAAGATACAGTTCGCTTCCACAGGACAGGAATATTTTGCCGATGAAATTGGCGTGCTAAAACTTACCATGACACCCAAGCCGGAAGTTAAATGCGGTGATGTTGGTTATCTTATCACCGGCATCAAAGTAGCCAAAGAAGTAAAGGTCGGCGATACCATTACGCTTGCCAATAATCCTGCTCCCATGATCAAAGGTTTTGAAGAAGTAAAACCCATGGTATTTGCAGGAATATTCCCGGTGAATACCGATGATTTTGCAGAATTGCGTGATTGTATGGAAAAACTGCAGCTCAATGATGCTTCTCTTACATTCGAACTTGAAACATCACAGGCTCTGGGCTTCGGTTTCCGTTGCGGCTTTCTTGGATTGCTGCATATGGAAATCATCCAGGAACGTTTGGAGCGTGAGTTCAATCAAACTGTTATTACCACTGTTCCCAATGTTAGTTTTATTGCATACACCTCAAAAGGTGATAAGATCATTGTAAATAACCCGGCTGAAATGCCCGACCCTACAAAGCTCGACAGGATCGAAGAACCATTTATCAAAGCACAGATCATTACGCTACCCGATTATATTGGTAATATCATGACGCTCTGTCTTGGCAAACGTGGTATACTTATCAACCAGAGTTATCTTACTACTACACGTGTGGAATTGACATTCGAGATGCCTCTTACCGAGATCGTGTTTGATTTTTATGATAAACTAAAAAGCCAGACACGTGGTTATGCGTCTTTTGATTATTCGCCTATTGGTTACCGCGAAGCAGATATTATCAAGATGGATATCCTGCTTAATGGAGATAAGGTGGACGCATTAAGCGCATTGATCCACCGCAGCCGTGCACAGGATTTTGGCCGCAAGCTCTGCGAAAAATTAAAAGAACTGGTACCACGCCAGCAGTTCCAGATCGTTATACAGGCTGCCATTGGCGCAAAAATACTGGCCCGTGAAAATATCAGCGCTATGCGTAAAGATGTAACTGCAAAATGTTACGGCGGCGATATAAGCCGTAAACGAAAGCTGCTCGAGAAACAGAAAGAAGGTAAGAAACGTATGCGCCAGATCGGTAATGTAGAAGTGCCGCAGGAAGCATTCTTAGCCGTACTGAAATTAGATTAG
- a CDS encoding lipopolysaccharide biosynthesis protein has protein sequence MNFKKLLAQSIFWRGFYFFSVLLVNVFLSRYLKAAGSGSLYFLTIIFSFLQVVLALGFEQGFTYFASGNIIRRNKLLSFAGLWSVVAGLLMIGLVHLYFLIDKTIDAGLLPAWSLYGFLYISGQTLMGYITALYYTKENYILPNLLLSLVNIIFVIIIPSKDAPTNAGDAAHITTLYFYTFFVSGIVLIISFFLYNRREGVFGLPPVQHLKKFLQYSLTALSANVIFFLVYRIDYLFVNNSPVATAADLGNYIQVAKLGQMLLIVPQIIASVVFPRTASGSDRQRLNHIIMVMARLFSQLFLLLFIGVLLLGKFFFIKIFGETFNAMQIPMLLLIPGIFSLSVLVLLSAYFSGKGKVKVNVQGALLALVVMVVGAWIFVPRYGIIAAAAVSTVSYAVNMGYSLYIFYKDYQVNFFDFFKWRKEDYYWIKNLLVKEKEI, from the coding sequence ATGAATTTTAAGAAGCTACTTGCACAAAGCATTTTCTGGCGTGGATTTTATTTCTTTTCCGTTTTACTGGTCAATGTATTTTTATCAAGGTATCTGAAAGCAGCTGGTTCAGGCAGTCTTTATTTTCTTACTATCATTTTTTCTTTCCTGCAGGTTGTGCTGGCATTGGGTTTCGAACAAGGCTTTACTTATTTTGCTTCGGGTAATATTATCCGGCGCAACAAGCTTTTAAGTTTTGCAGGTTTATGGAGTGTTGTTGCAGGATTACTAATGATCGGCCTGGTACATCTTTATTTTCTTATAGACAAGACTATTGATGCAGGTCTACTACCTGCATGGTCATTATATGGTTTTCTATATATAAGCGGCCAAACGCTGATGGGTTATATAACAGCATTGTACTATACAAAAGAAAATTATATACTTCCCAATTTATTGCTTTCGCTGGTAAATATCATTTTTGTGATCATCATTCCATCCAAAGATGCTCCGACGAATGCAGGAGACGCCGCACATATAACTACACTTTATTTCTATACTTTCTTTGTATCCGGAATAGTATTGATCATTTCATTTTTTTTATACAACAGGAGAGAAGGGGTTTTTGGACTGCCACCTGTTCAACACCTGAAAAAGTTTTTACAATACTCGCTTACAGCACTTAGTGCCAATGTTATTTTTTTTTTAGTGTACAGGATAGATTATCTTTTTGTAAACAACAGCCCCGTTGCTACTGCGGCCGATCTTGGCAATTATATACAGGTGGCCAAGCTTGGGCAAATGTTGCTGATAGTGCCACAGATCATTGCCAGCGTAGTGTTTCCAAGAACAGCAAGCGGGTCTGACAGGCAGCGTTTGAATCATATTATTATGGTGATGGCAAGATTATTTTCACAATTATTTTTGTTGTTATTTATTGGCGTATTACTGCTTGGAAAGTTTTTCTTTATTAAAATATTTGGAGAAACATTTAACGCCATGCAAATACCTATGCTTCTTTTGATACCAGGCATTTTTTCTTTAAGTGTTTTGGTGTTGCTCTCCGCTTATTTTTCCGGTAAGGGGAAAGTAAAAGTAAATGTACAGGGTGCACTACTTGCATTGGTAGTGATGGTTGTGGGTGCATGGATCTTTGTGCCTCGTTATGGCATCATTGCAGCAGCGGCAGTTAGTACAGTAAGCTATGCAGTTAATATGGGTTATTCATTGTATATTTTTTATAAGGATTATCAGGTAAACTTTTTTGATTTTTTTAAATGGAGAAAAGAAGATTATTACTGGATAAAGAACCTGCTGGTAAAAGAAAAAGAAATATGA
- a CDS encoding cytochrome c peroxidase codes for MKKILATLALVAFFLYACQKTDVQHIDHVTAADLSDAKDLSAMIQPMSNDYASIPQDPQNPLNADKVELGKLLFHETRLGLNPKQTEGLHTYSCASCHHAEAGFQSGLTQAISEGGSGFGIAGELRIPSAIYQTENIDVQPIRAPSLLGSAYQDIMLWNGELGGVGLNIGTENLWTSDGNSNNFTGLYGLEILGLASRQKHRLNPDTAWLASNETYKNLFDLAFPELPDTERINSRTVSLALAAYQRTLLANQSPFQRYLRGDLKAMTKAEKDGKSLFFGKAKCSNCHNGPALNSMQFVALGMNDMQNGVNGAFNVAPDNRESKGRGGFTGKARDIYKFKVPQLYNLRDVTALGHGGSFSSVEEVIRYKNAGIPQNANVPLSQLSKMFQPLGLTEDEIGKLVKFVRDALYDPNLVRYEPASLPSGNCFPNNDEQSRIDRGCQ; via the coding sequence ATGAAAAAAATCCTTGCTACATTAGCCCTGGTTGCATTCTTTCTATATGCCTGCCAGAAAACAGATGTTCAGCATATCGATCATGTAACTGCCGCCGATTTATCTGATGCAAAAGATCTTAGTGCGATGATTCAGCCAATGAGCAACGATTATGCTTCTATTCCACAAGATCCCCAAAATCCACTTAATGCAGACAAAGTAGAACTTGGTAAATTATTGTTTCATGAAACAAGGCTTGGTTTAAATCCAAAACAAACTGAAGGTTTGCACACTTATTCTTGTGCTTCTTGTCATCATGCTGAAGCGGGTTTTCAATCAGGGCTTACACAAGCTATTAGTGAAGGAGGTTCAGGTTTTGGCATTGCAGGAGAATTAAGAATTCCTTCTGCAATTTATCAAACAGAGAACATTGATGTGCAACCAATACGTGCACCTTCATTGTTAGGTAGTGCTTACCAGGATATAATGCTTTGGAACGGAGAATTAGGTGGTGTTGGCTTAAATATAGGCACAGAGAATTTATGGACCAGTGATGGCAACAGTAATAATTTTACCGGGTTATATGGCCTGGAAATTTTAGGGCTTGCATCACGGCAAAAACACAGGCTTAATCCCGATACTGCGTGGCTCGCTTCCAATGAAACTTATAAAAATCTCTTTGATCTTGCATTTCCTGAATTACCCGATACTGAAAGAATTAACAGCCGGACGGTCTCTCTTGCATTGGCTGCTTACCAAAGAACATTACTCGCAAACCAATCCCCTTTTCAACGCTACTTAAGAGGTGATTTAAAAGCTATGACGAAAGCCGAAAAAGACGGCAAGTCACTTTTCTTTGGAAAAGCAAAATGCAGCAATTGCCACAATGGGCCTGCACTTAACAGTATGCAGTTTGTAGCACTTGGTATGAACGATATGCAAAATGGAGTGAACGGCGCATTTAATGTAGCCCCTGATAATCGCGAAAGCAAAGGCCGTGGTGGTTTTACTGGTAAAGCCAGGGATATATATAAATTTAAAGTACCACAATTGTATAACCTGAGAGATGTAACCGCATTAGGACATGGTGGTTCTTTTTCTTCTGTAGAAGAAGTAATTCGTTATAAGAATGCCGGGATACCACAGAATGCGAATGTACCCTTATCGCAACTATCAAAAATGTTTCAGCCATTAGGTTTAACAGAAGATGAAATAGGAAAGCTGGTGAAATTTGTTCGTGATGCTTTGTATGATCCTAATCTTGTAAGGTATGAGCCTGCATCACTCCCCTCCGGTAATTGCTTTCCTAATAACGATGAGCAGTCAAGAATCGACAGAGGTTGTCAGTAA
- a CDS encoding protein-disulfide reductase DsbD domain-containing protein: protein MKKLLLFITLFSIAGAAFAQFKDPVKWTYTATKKSDKVYEITYTAVIEKPWHIYSQTTPKGGPVPTKFVYKTNPLITVTGIPKENGTLQSKHEEVFDVDVKYFDNKVTFTHTVNLKSAVKTNLTGNIEYMVCNDKECLPPKKVAFDLQLQ, encoded by the coding sequence ATGAAAAAATTATTACTTTTTATTACTTTATTCAGTATTGCAGGTGCAGCATTTGCACAATTTAAAGATCCTGTAAAATGGACCTATACCGCAACAAAAAAATCTGATAAAGTGTATGAGATAACTTATACGGCAGTTATAGAAAAGCCCTGGCATATTTATTCTCAAACAACACCAAAAGGCGGCCCTGTGCCAACAAAATTTGTGTATAAAACAAATCCATTAATTACTGTTACCGGTATTCCTAAAGAAAATGGTACACTACAAAGTAAACATGAGGAAGTGTTTGATGTGGATGTAAAATATTTTGATAATAAAGTAACATTTACACATACCGTTAATCTTAAATCAGCAGTTAAAACAAACCTTACCGGCAATATTGAATACATGGTTTGCAACGACAAAGAATGTCTTCCTCCCAAAAAAGTTGCGTTTGATCTGCAGCTCCAATAA
- the purQ gene encoding phosphoribosylformylglycinamidine synthase subunit PurQ, which yields MKFGIVVFPGSNCDRDMQDALQNDLKKEVIMLWHKDKDLSMFTTDDCIVLPGGFSYGDYLRCGAIARFSPMMQSVIEFANKGGKVLGVCNGFQILCESHLLPGVLLPNGQQQFVCKNSFIINDANGKALKIPVAHGDGRYYASEEVLNQLEANNQIIFRYCDEKGNIDPAYNPNGATRNIAGIRNKAGNVFGMMPHPERASNKELGNMDGLEVFRIFGMN from the coding sequence ATGAAATTTGGAATTGTTGTTTTCCCCGGCTCAAACTGCGACCGTGATATGCAGGACGCTTTGCAAAACGATCTTAAAAAAGAAGTGATCATGCTTTGGCATAAAGACAAAGACCTGAGCATGTTTACCACAGATGATTGCATAGTGCTGCCCGGTGGTTTTTCTTATGGCGATTACCTGCGTTGTGGTGCCATTGCACGTTTTAGCCCGATGATGCAAAGTGTAATTGAATTTGCCAACAAGGGTGGTAAAGTACTTGGCGTATGCAACGGCTTCCAGATTTTATGTGAAAGCCATTTGCTGCCCGGCGTGTTGCTGCCAAATGGACAACAGCAATTTGTTTGCAAGAATTCATTTATCATTAATGATGCAAATGGCAAGGCATTGAAAATTCCGGTGGCGCATGGTGACGGACGTTATTATGCAAGTGAAGAAGTACTGAACCAACTGGAAGCAAACAATCAAATAATCTTCAGGTATTGCGATGAGAAAGGCAATATAGATCCTGCATACAACCCCAATGGCGCAACCAGGAATATTGCCGGCATACGCAATAAAGCAGGCAATGTGTTTGGCATGATGCCGCATCCGGAAAGAGCTTCCAATAAAGAATTGGGCAATATGGACGGCCTTGAAGTATTCCGCATTTTCGGAATGAATTAA
- a CDS encoding hemerythrin domain-containing protein: MKRHVQLQPLSRQHHNGLLAVLLLKKGIKKAASSKEMAAFIFDFWHKDIEEHFKAEENFLVPAVANADCDKALIETLKEEHAVLRSYISLLQHNPRNMEVIEKFTNLLEQHIRFEEKIFFPAAENCLTEEQLTELGKHLHEGDTQNCMNYPVKFWE, from the coding sequence ATGAAACGCCATGTGCAATTACAACCATTATCAAGGCAACACCATAATGGTTTACTGGCGGTATTACTGTTGAAAAAAGGAATTAAAAAAGCAGCATCTTCAAAAGAGATGGCTGCTTTTATTTTTGATTTCTGGCATAAAGATATTGAAGAGCACTTTAAAGCAGAAGAAAATTTTCTGGTGCCCGCTGTTGCCAATGCTGATTGCGATAAAGCACTTATAGAAACACTCAAAGAAGAACATGCTGTCTTGCGCTCCTATATTTCTTTGCTTCAGCATAACCCAAGAAATATGGAGGTGATTGAAAAATTTACAAATCTGCTGGAACAGCATATCCGTTTTGAAGAGAAAATATTTTTTCCTGCTGCAGAAAACTGCTTAACTGAAGAACAGTTAACAGAACTAGGCAAACACCTGCATGAAGGAGATACGCAGAACTGCATGAATTATCCTGTAAAATTCTGGGAATAA
- a CDS encoding protein-disulfide reductase DsbD family protein, which yields MKKFLLPVFFLLTAFYSFGQTDSLLKWQVSIKRIADSVYELKAATTIPADWYLYGVTPAVDGLQETVIVSYDYENARNAQPLSFAGTTQQIADATFENKQVNVYKGSVEIKQHFTISGTIPAELKGKITAFLGKKGEFQNPEQTFSVALEGGIAASSNAQRIRIENLDINNPLNNCGDSGAAANSSLLTVFFLGFIGGLIALLTPCVFPMIPVTVSFFTKRSGGRKQAIRNGILYGFFIFLIYTLASIPFHILGNVQPEIFNNISTNVWLNVIFFIIFIVFAFSFFGFFEITLPSTIAGKADAKGSLGSFGGIFFMALTLAIVSFSCTGPILGSLLVGSLSGGAWELTSGLAGFGLALALPFALFAIFPHWLQSLPKSGGWLDTVKKVLAFLELALALKFLSNADLVMHWGILKREIFIGLWVLISLGLTLYLFGVIRLPHDYKGMQISKGRKIAGVIALIFTLYLIPGVTSSKYANLQLLSGFPPPLSYSVYGKDNVLNKGLEANVVNDYEKALQLAKAQHKPLMIDFTGWACVNCRKMEENVWTQPAVKEFIQNNFILVSLYVDDRSKLPIEQRFTYTTKLGKPKDIETIGDKWATFQTENFEKTSQPWYVLLDNNEKTLNHPVGYTPDAAEYLKWLQCAKETFDKNP from the coding sequence ATGAAAAAGTTTTTACTACCTGTCTTCTTTTTACTGACGGCCTTTTATTCATTTGGACAAACGGATAGTTTATTAAAATGGCAGGTTAGTATAAAGCGCATTGCAGACAGTGTATATGAATTAAAAGCAGCAACAACTATTCCTGCAGATTGGTACTTATATGGCGTAACGCCTGCTGTGGATGGTTTGCAGGAAACAGTGATTGTTAGTTACGATTACGAAAATGCCAGGAATGCTCAACCACTCAGCTTCGCCGGAACAACACAACAAATTGCAGATGCCACTTTTGAAAACAAGCAGGTAAATGTTTATAAAGGTAGTGTTGAGATAAAACAACATTTTACTATCAGTGGCACTATTCCCGCTGAACTAAAAGGAAAGATCACCGCTTTTCTTGGCAAGAAAGGTGAATTTCAAAATCCGGAACAAACATTCTCTGTTGCATTAGAAGGTGGCATTGCCGCATCTTCCAATGCACAACGCATACGCATTGAAAATCTTGATATAAATAATCCACTTAATAATTGCGGAGACAGCGGCGCTGCAGCAAACAGCAGTTTACTAACTGTCTTCTTTCTTGGTTTTATTGGTGGGTTAATTGCATTGCTCACCCCTTGTGTATTCCCGATGATACCTGTTACTGTTTCTTTCTTTACCAAAAGATCAGGAGGAAGAAAACAAGCTATACGCAATGGCATACTTTACGGCTTTTTTATTTTTCTTATCTATACGCTTGCCAGTATTCCTTTTCATATTCTTGGCAATGTACAGCCTGAAATATTCAATAACATTTCTACCAATGTATGGCTGAATGTTATCTTCTTTATCATCTTTATTGTATTTGCATTTTCTTTCTTTGGCTTCTTCGAAATAACATTACCCAGCACTATTGCAGGTAAAGCAGATGCTAAAGGAAGTCTTGGCAGTTTTGGCGGTATTTTCTTTATGGCGCTTACACTCGCCATTGTTTCGTTCTCCTGTACAGGGCCGATTCTCGGCTCGTTACTCGTTGGTTCATTAAGTGGTGGTGCATGGGAACTCACCAGCGGGCTTGCAGGTTTTGGCTTGGCGCTGGCATTGCCTTTTGCATTGTTTGCCATCTTTCCGCATTGGCTGCAGTCATTACCAAAATCCGGTGGCTGGCTTGATACCGTAAAAAAAGTATTGGCTTTTCTTGAACTGGCTTTAGCGTTGAAGTTCTTATCCAATGCAGATCTTGTAATGCATTGGGGCATTTTAAAAAGAGAAATATTTATTGGCCTTTGGGTATTGATAAGTCTTGGCCTTACACTTTATTTGTTTGGTGTAATACGGCTTCCACATGATTACAAAGGCATGCAGATCAGCAAAGGAAGAAAAATTGCCGGTGTTATAGCTTTGATCTTTACATTATATCTTATTCCCGGTGTTACCTCCTCAAAATATGCCAACCTGCAATTGCTGAGCGGTTTTCCGCCGCCACTCTCTTACAGTGTCTATGGTAAAGACAATGTACTCAATAAAGGTCTTGAAGCCAACGTGGTAAATGATTATGAAAAAGCTTTGCAGTTGGCAAAAGCGCAGCATAAGCCTTTAATGATTGACTTTACCGGATGGGCCTGTGTTAATTGCCGCAAGATGGAAGAAAATGTTTGGACACAACCTGCGGTAAAAGAGTTTATACAAAACAATTTCATTCTTGTTTCCTTATATGTAGATGACCGTAGCAAGCTACCTATAGAACAAAGATTCACTTATACAACTAAACTAGGCAAACCGAAAGACATAGAAACGATAGGTGATAAATGGGCCACTTTTCAAACAGAGAATTTTGAAAAAACTTCCCAGCCATGGTATGTATTGCTTGACAATAATGAAAAAACATTAAACCATCCTGTTGGTTATACACCCGATGCTGCAGAATATTTAAAATGGCTACAGTGCGCTAAAGAAACTTTCGATAAAAATCCTTGA
- a CDS encoding glycosyltransferase family 4 protein, protein MRILWLASWYPNPYEPFNGDFIQRHAQAVAELLPVDVIHVLQAGRSLPVEKTALIVNKKNGLTEYVHVFKFRPFGIAWVDKLWYNILYHRYYSKIIKEYFAKNGKPDLIHVHVPVKAGLIALRLLKKKNIPFIVSEQSSHYEETSPDYFLKRSKYFQVNTRRIFSNAISVTNVSETIGKKLQSYFELKNYRTIHNLVDTDLFYYKQKEKNNKLRFIHVSAMGEQKNPAGIIRALAQLNIFHKEWECVLCGPYKQELKLMVEENELHAQIQFTGEVAHDRVAKEMQQADVFILFSNHENFPCVVAEALCCGLPVIAANAGGVAEAVNDSNGIIVNAGDVEQLTNALHNIVKSFDKYDRAIISANAKVLYNKKRIAEQFVELYNDINNSLINKGYEKPL, encoded by the coding sequence ATGAGAATATTGTGGTTGGCCAGTTGGTACCCCAATCCATATGAACCTTTTAATGGCGATTTTATACAACGCCATGCACAGGCAGTTGCTGAATTGTTGCCTGTTGATGTAATTCATGTATTGCAGGCAGGCAGAAGTTTGCCGGTAGAAAAAACAGCACTTATAGTGAACAAAAAAAATGGCCTTACAGAATATGTTCATGTATTTAAGTTCAGGCCTTTTGGTATTGCGTGGGTTGATAAATTGTGGTATAATATTTTGTATCACCGGTATTATAGTAAAATAATAAAAGAATATTTTGCTAAGAATGGAAAGCCTGATCTTATTCATGTACATGTACCGGTAAAAGCTGGCCTGATTGCATTACGGCTTTTAAAAAAAAAGAATATTCCTTTTATCGTTTCTGAGCAGTCATCACATTATGAAGAAACATCTCCTGACTATTTTTTAAAACGCAGCAAATATTTCCAGGTTAACACAAGACGTATTTTCAGCAATGCTATTTCGGTAACGAATGTTTCTGAAACTATTGGTAAAAAACTGCAATCATATTTTGAATTAAAAAACTACCGTACAATTCATAATCTTGTTGATACAGACCTGTTTTATTATAAACAGAAAGAGAAAAACAACAAACTGCGTTTTATACATGTATCTGCAATGGGGGAACAAAAAAATCCTGCGGGTATTATAAGAGCGTTGGCACAATTGAATATTTTCCACAAAGAGTGGGAATGTGTTTTGTGTGGTCCATATAAACAAGAGCTTAAATTAATGGTTGAAGAAAATGAACTGCATGCACAAATACAGTTTACCGGAGAAGTGGCGCATGATCGTGTGGCCAAAGAAATGCAGCAGGCTGATGTTTTTATACTGTTCAGTAATCATGAAAATTTTCCCTGTGTTGTAGCAGAGGCTTTGTGCTGCGGCTTGCCGGTTATTGCTGCCAACGCGGGTGGTGTGGCTGAAGCGGTTAATGATAGCAATGGTATTATTGTAAATGCAGGAGATGTGGAACAATTAACCAATGCCCTGCACAATATTGTGAAGAGCTTTGATAAATATGACCGTGCAATTATCTCAGCTAACGCAAAAGTGCTTTATAATAAAAAAAGAATTGCTGAGCAATTCGTGGAATTATATAATGATATAAATAATAGCCTTATTAATAAGGGCTATGAAAAACCACTATAA